TTTGATCCGACAGTTAACGATGGATTAGGTGAAGTCCAGCTTGCTTTCGACTCACATATTTATTCTTGGACTTCGGGTTCTTATCACGATGAAGGAAGCCCTTTCCTGGTTCACGATGGTCGAATGTATGTCGATGCAGATTTTAATCGTGCGCGTGGGCTTAACATTCTCGTCTTTGAACCTGATGCAGATGATCGACCTCTTACGCTTACCGAATCGATTGCGAAGCCCCCGTCTTCCTATTTTGATTACGAGTACGTTGTCGCAGGCAATCACATTGTTACCAACATGTTCGGAGAAATTGAGGGCAGGGAACTCTATTCCATTCCCTTGATATCCGGAGAACTTCATGCCGAATTTCGCTATGCCGCGGATCCCAATGATATCGCTGGCACGGTTGAGAACAGTCCTTCCGATTCCACACCCACGTTTGGCGAGTGGGATTCTCACGTTGGCCAGATCTGGCTGACTGTTGGCCCGAACACCGTTGAACAGGTATTTGATCTCTCAGTGGAACTCGAGTGGGATACGCTTTGGTTCCTGGGACCAGAAGTCACTTCGCATCTTGGTACGGATGCCACGTCGATCAATCAAACCAACAGTGGTACTCGAACTTCAAGCGTCACCATTTCCGGTGTCGATCTGTCATCGTATGAAATCGGCGACCGGGTTCTCGTGGGAACCCTGGAATTCTCATTAGATCCAGATAAGTCCACGAATGTGCTGATCGATAACCCACTGCCAGTCCCGCGTCAGGGAGCCGCTTTGACAGGTGTGAAGAACAGCAGCACACGGCAGCCTGTGCTTTTTGACGACGAGCAAGGGAACCTTCAAATCACCCCTATGCAGTACGATGTCAACGACGACGACAGGGTTGGCATCGCGGACTTTGCAGAATTCATTCGCAACTACGGTAGACAGGCAGATGAGAGCTCACCGGAAGCATACCGATTTGACTACAATCGTGACGGTCGAGTCGGCATCGCTGATTTCGCGCTATTCATCACTTATTACGGGGATCGAAAGTTTCCGCTAGCCACACCAGCGGCTCGTAAGTCAATCGCCATAGAGATTGAACCGGACGTTGCCCCTTCTTTATCCGTTTCTAGCTACCAGTTGGAAGGTGAGCCGGATCCATCGATTTACTTGGGTACGATGTTGGTCCAGCCGAGTGAGTCTGCGATCGATAATGTGATCCACACGGAATTGAAACATGGAGTGGAATCGGTAGACGCGTTAGACTTGCCAGTGGATCCGTCTTGGGATGCCCAGATTGTTGACGCGGCGATGCAATCGGGCGAATTATCTTACGCCGCAACCAGTGACAAGAAATCGGGATTTAATCTCACGCTTTCCGCCGAGTTCGATCCCTACGATTCGATATGATGGCTTCTCTAAAGCTTTCGCTGATGGAAGTGAGTTCGTTTTGGAGATGACTAAAGGACAGCCATACCAATTGGGTTGGTAGCTTTCCACTTCCGTTAGCGCGGCAAGGTGAATAACGAATCGTTCCAGGGTGTCTAATTAAGCCTCGATCAAGACTTCTTGGCAATGTTCACACGCTATACGATTCCGCAGGTGCGAACGGTGGTTGAATTCAACGCAGTGACGAAGTAGTCACTTTGGAATAAAGAAAGAGGGCAATCACTCTGGATGTGCCTTGCCCTCTTTTGAGCAACCCTAGATGACATCTGATACTTTGATCTGCGTTTCCTACTTGGACTCGAGAGCGAAGTCGATCGTATTTGCCTTTTCTTCTACGGTTGCCTTTAGTTCCGAACGGCGGTTGTAACGTATCGGTAGTACTTCTTTGGGCATTGCGGTCGAGGGCATGCCTGGCCCATTGTGTTTCTCGGGCATTGTCAAGATTTTCACGGAGTGCTGTCCAACTTCCGCACCTTTCTGGGTGCGGATATAGACTAACTCGTAGTGTCCTTGCTCATCCGTCAGGCCATTGGATGGTCGCCCTCCGTTGATGGGGGAAAAGGTAATCATGGCATTGGGGTAGGCATGTCCATCAAGCGTTATCGTTCCCTCAACGGCCCCTACTCCATCGTAAGTTGTCTGGCCACATCCGACGGTTAACGCCAAGATTGAAAGCAGCGGCAATATTTGCCGCCACTGGTTTCGTGTCAGATTCATACGAGTCTCTCCTTCTTTGGATTGAATAATCCTTGATGGGGTTTATTTAGTACTCACCTACTACGGCACCGTCTTGTCGATGGCACAGCGCTGTAAGGGTTGCGAAATCAACCGTTTCACTTAGGAACCGAACCGAACCGTCGGTT
This region of Bremerella alba genomic DNA includes:
- a CDS encoding carboxypeptidase regulatory-like domain-containing protein, which encodes MNLTRNQWRQILPLLSILALTVGCGQTTYDGVGAVEGTITLDGHAYPNAMITFSPINGGRPSNGLTDEQGHYELVYIRTQKGAEVGQHSVKILTMPEKHNGPGMPSTAMPKEVLPIRYNRRSELKATVEEKANTIDFALESK